The following are from one region of the Halalkalicoccus tibetensis genome:
- a CDS encoding Gfo/Idh/MocA family oxidoreductase codes for MTEPSHANLRVGLVGLGSLGIRLGRQFRSVPNAELTALADVNEDIQTDAGNELCVSEGSRYHDYEAMLDEEPLDAAVVATPNGLHYGQTIAALERGLHVLCEKPLATNVEDALDLFWRDQKNDRVMMLGYQRHLNPAFLMARERWAEGENEPTFVTGEITHDWRSYYENMNDWRMDPTLSGGGHLLNVGSHVIDAILWVTGLTPTHINADVEFHDEEQIFDKQSSITIKFDNGALATISDTGIVARTREHIHIWDDDGAVYIEGREWDERTGYTIDAEGTQHDPYLDYQGRQTKAEAFTAAVLDGVESPITVRDAFRTIVVTMAAYESGRTGERIALAERYPFVEDGLLD; via the coding sequence ATGACCGAACCATCCCATGCCAATCTTCGAGTCGGACTCGTTGGACTCGGAAGCCTCGGAATTCGACTCGGACGACAGTTTAGGTCTGTTCCGAATGCCGAGCTAACGGCGTTAGCGGACGTCAACGAGGACATTCAAACCGATGCCGGAAACGAGCTCTGTGTTTCGGAGGGGTCACGATACCATGACTACGAAGCGATGTTGGACGAGGAACCGCTCGATGCAGCGGTGGTAGCCACGCCGAACGGCCTCCATTATGGTCAGACAATCGCTGCACTGGAACGAGGTCTTCACGTCCTCTGTGAGAAGCCGTTGGCGACCAACGTCGAGGACGCCCTCGATCTCTTTTGGCGTGATCAGAAGAACGATCGCGTGATGATGTTGGGCTATCAGCGACATCTAAATCCCGCGTTCCTTATGGCCCGTGAGCGGTGGGCAGAGGGCGAGAACGAACCGACGTTCGTTACCGGTGAGATTACCCATGACTGGCGTTCGTACTACGAGAATATGAACGATTGGCGGATGGATCCGACTCTAAGCGGAGGCGGCCACCTCTTGAATGTCGGCTCACATGTCATCGATGCGATTCTCTGGGTGACCGGTCTCACACCGACTCACATCAACGCAGACGTCGAGTTCCACGACGAGGAGCAGATCTTTGATAAGCAGTCGTCGATCACCATCAAATTCGATAACGGCGCGCTAGCGACCATCTCAGATACGGGTATCGTCGCCCGTACGCGCGAGCATATCCACATCTGGGATGATGACGGAGCCGTTTACATCGAGGGGCGCGAATGGGACGAACGCACCGGCTACACCATTGATGCCGAAGGTACCCAACACGACCCCTATCTCGACTATCAGGGTAGGCAGACCAAAGCCGAAGCGTTCACCGCCGCCGTTCTAGATGGAGTCGAATCGCCGATCACGGTTCGTGATGCGTTCAGGACGATCGTCGTCACGATGGCCGCCTACGAATCCGGACGGACCGGAGAGCGGATCGCGCTCGCAGAGCGGTATCCGTTCGTCGAGGATGGCCTGCTTGATTGA